The Leifsonia williamsii genome includes a region encoding these proteins:
- a CDS encoding zinc ribbon domain-containing protein, whose translation MNCRVCGAELAEGTLFCGNCGSSVTASRVRPPEIADPRPSDTSIISERLPSVDDLPPAPAVAGRFPAADDLDEDGLPPTEAIVLPLEAAPPAPAVRPFTLSFSTGESVEVVGSGLVGRRPITQPGERVDQLVAISDPARSVSKTHLEFGVEAGELWICDRYSGNGTVAHPLGGVARLCEAGRRYRVTRGTRVEIGDQWFDVS comes from the coding sequence ATGAACTGTCGGGTGTGCGGCGCTGAGCTGGCGGAAGGCACCCTGTTCTGCGGCAACTGCGGGAGCTCGGTCACGGCCTCCCGGGTGCGGCCGCCCGAGATCGCCGACCCGCGCCCCTCCGACACGTCGATCATCTCCGAGCGGCTGCCGTCCGTCGACGACCTCCCGCCTGCGCCCGCGGTCGCGGGGCGGTTCCCCGCTGCCGATGACCTCGACGAGGACGGCCTGCCGCCGACGGAGGCCATCGTGCTGCCGCTCGAGGCGGCGCCGCCAGCACCGGCCGTCCGGCCGTTCACGCTGAGCTTCTCGACCGGGGAGTCGGTGGAGGTCGTGGGCTCCGGCCTCGTCGGCCGCCGGCCGATCACGCAGCCGGGGGAGAGGGTCGACCAGCTCGTCGCCATCTCCGACCCGGCCCGGAGCGTCTCGAAGACCCACCTGGAGTTCGGCGTCGAGGCGGGCGAGCTGTGGATCTGCGACCGCTACTCCGGCAACGGCACCGTCGCCCACCCGCTCGGTGGCGTGGCCCGCCTGTGCGAGGCGGGCCGCCGCTACCGTGTGACGCGTGGGACCCGGGTGGAGATCGGTGACCAGTGGTTCGACGTCAGCTGA
- the ald gene encoding alanine dehydrogenase, which produces MKVAIPREIKNNEFRVAITPAGVHDLVGNGHEVFVETGAGVGSSIPDQLYADAGATILPDAASTWEAADLILKVKEPIESEYGYFREGLVLFTYLHLAADEALTRALVESRVTAIAYETVQLPNRSLPLLAPMSEVAGRLSPIVGANTMLKPNGGPGLLVPGVPGTHPAVVTVLGGGVAGTNATHVAVGLGAEVTVLDTNIARLRELDALYAGRIKTIASNSFEIEKAVVAADLVIGSVLVPGAKAPKLVSSELVSRMKPGSVLVDIAVDQGGCFADSHPTTHADPTFTVHQSLFYCVANMPGAVPHTSTYALTNATLPYARAIANRGWHAALAADASLALGLNVHDGRVTNAGVAEAHGLEAVEVADALAERALS; this is translated from the coding sequence ATGAAGGTCGCGATCCCCCGCGAGATCAAGAACAACGAGTTCCGGGTGGCGATCACCCCCGCGGGCGTCCACGATCTGGTCGGCAACGGGCACGAGGTGTTCGTGGAGACGGGCGCGGGCGTCGGCTCCTCCATCCCGGACCAGCTGTACGCGGACGCGGGCGCGACGATCCTCCCCGACGCCGCGAGCACCTGGGAGGCGGCCGACCTGATCCTCAAGGTGAAGGAGCCGATCGAGAGCGAATACGGCTACTTCCGCGAGGGGCTCGTCCTGTTCACGTACCTCCACCTCGCCGCCGACGAGGCGCTGACCCGCGCGCTGGTCGAGAGCCGGGTCACCGCGATCGCGTACGAGACGGTGCAGCTGCCGAACCGCAGCCTCCCCCTGCTCGCCCCCATGAGCGAGGTCGCCGGGCGGCTGTCGCCCATCGTCGGGGCGAACACGATGCTCAAGCCCAACGGCGGCCCCGGCCTCCTGGTGCCCGGCGTCCCCGGCACGCACCCGGCCGTCGTGACCGTGCTCGGCGGCGGCGTCGCCGGCACGAACGCCACGCACGTCGCGGTCGGCCTCGGCGCCGAGGTCACCGTGCTCGACACCAACATCGCCCGGCTGCGCGAGCTCGACGCGCTGTACGCCGGCCGCATCAAGACCATCGCCTCCAACAGCTTCGAGATCGAGAAGGCCGTCGTCGCCGCCGACCTCGTCATCGGCTCGGTGCTCGTGCCCGGGGCGAAGGCGCCGAAGCTGGTCAGCAGCGAGCTCGTCTCGCGCATGAAGCCGGGCAGCGTCCTCGTCGACATCGCGGTCGACCAGGGCGGCTGCTTCGCCGACTCGCACCCGACCACGCACGCCGACCCGACCTTCACGGTCCACCAGTCGCTGTTCTACTGCGTCGCAAACATGCCGGGCGCGGTGCCGCACACCTCCACCTACGCGCTCACCAACGCCACCCTGCCCTACGCCCGCGCCATCGCCAACCGCGGCTGGCACGCGGCGCTGGCGGCCGACGCGTCGCTCGCCCTCGGGCTCAACGTGCACGACGGCCGCGTGACCAACGCCGGCGTGGCGGAGGCCCATGGGCTGGAGGCGGTCGAGGTCGCGGACGCGCTGGCGGAGCGGGCGCTCAGCTGA
- a CDS encoding ABC transporter substrate-binding protein has product MKPRPLPQDPMVRRLVLAAQQSQLTRRGLLAGATAGAAALALAACSTGGAGSKPTAAKDQSATDKTMTWANWQAYLDQDDSGGYPTLEAFEKQSGIKVKYDVAVDDNNTYYAKVKDQLALGKDIGADTVCLTDWMVARWIRLGYVQEFDADAIPNKKNLVSNLVDVDFDKGRKKSLPWQSGFAGICWNKSKLPNGLKSVDDLWKPELKGKVGVLSEMRDTMGLILLQQGVDISGDFSDADFDKGIEKLTKEVSDGQIRNIKGNSYLNDLKSGDTLAAICWSGDITQLNAEAGDNWQFALPEAGGTLWSDNFLIPIGSTRKANAEKLIDYYYQPEVAAEVAAWVNYITPVQGAKEAATKIDPSLADNQLIFPDDETLSKAHVFRTLTPAEEQKYQAAFQKVILGA; this is encoded by the coding sequence GTGAAGCCCAGGCCCCTCCCGCAAGACCCGATGGTCCGCCGCCTCGTGCTGGCCGCGCAGCAGTCGCAGCTCACGCGTCGCGGACTCCTCGCCGGCGCCACGGCCGGCGCCGCCGCCCTGGCCCTGGCTGCCTGTTCGACCGGGGGAGCCGGCAGCAAGCCGACCGCGGCCAAGGACCAGTCCGCGACCGACAAGACGATGACCTGGGCGAACTGGCAGGCGTACCTCGACCAGGACGACTCGGGCGGCTACCCGACGCTCGAGGCGTTCGAGAAGCAGTCGGGCATCAAGGTCAAGTACGACGTCGCCGTCGACGACAACAACACCTACTACGCCAAGGTCAAGGATCAGCTGGCGCTCGGCAAGGACATCGGCGCCGACACCGTCTGCCTCACCGACTGGATGGTCGCCCGGTGGATCCGCCTCGGCTACGTGCAGGAGTTCGACGCCGACGCCATCCCGAACAAGAAGAACCTCGTCTCGAACCTGGTCGACGTCGACTTCGACAAGGGCCGCAAGAAGTCCCTGCCGTGGCAGAGCGGCTTCGCCGGCATCTGTTGGAACAAGTCCAAGCTCCCGAACGGCCTGAAGTCGGTCGACGACCTCTGGAAGCCGGAGCTGAAGGGCAAGGTCGGCGTGCTCAGCGAGATGCGCGACACGATGGGGCTGATCCTGCTGCAGCAGGGCGTCGACATCTCGGGCGACTTCTCCGACGCCGACTTCGACAAGGGCATCGAGAAGCTGACCAAGGAGGTGAGCGACGGCCAGATCCGCAACATCAAGGGCAACTCGTACCTCAACGACCTGAAGTCGGGCGACACCCTCGCGGCCATCTGCTGGTCGGGCGACATCACGCAGCTCAACGCCGAGGCGGGCGACAACTGGCAGTTCGCGCTCCCGGAGGCCGGCGGCACCCTGTGGAGCGACAACTTCCTGATCCCGATCGGGTCGACCCGCAAGGCCAACGCCGAGAAGCTGATCGACTACTACTACCAGCCCGAGGTCGCCGCGGAGGTCGCGGCCTGGGTCAACTACATCACCCCGGTGCAGGGCGCGAAGGAGGCGGCGACGAAGATCGACCCGTCTCTCGCGGACAACCAGCTGATCTTCCCGGACGACGAGACGCTGTCGAAGGCGCACGTGTTCCGCACCCTCACCCCGGCGGAGGAGCAGAAGTACCAGGCCGCCTTCCAGAAGGTCATCCTGGGGGCCTGA
- a CDS encoding ABC transporter ATP-binding protein, whose protein sequence is MPKGVFAESGADLQLAGITKRFPGFTAIEDLNLTIPAGSFFALLGPSGCGKTTTLRLVAGLEEPTAGQVLIGGKDVTKTKPFQRPVNTVFQSYALFPHMTILENVAFGLRRRRISDPVAKAHEALRLVELDHLAARRPAQLSGGQQQRVALARAVVNRPALLLLDEPLGALDLKLRRQMQLELKAIQTEVGLTFVHVTHDQEEAMTMADTVAVMNKGRIEQMGAPEVLYELPSTVFVANFLGQSNLFAGPVVETSTATLGIEVAGARIQVPRSRAQRETGMVTVGVRPEKLTLHATPETIPPGANRLGPGRVTDVSFSGVSTQYLVDIPGAGTIVVFAQNLTSGPVAGLGASVWVAWEADHTFVLADQPPADGRFVDDADTQAIAAQARERMLNELEGA, encoded by the coding sequence ATGCCGAAGGGAGTCTTCGCCGAGTCCGGCGCCGACCTGCAGCTGGCCGGCATCACCAAGCGCTTCCCTGGCTTCACCGCCATCGAGGACCTGAACCTCACCATCCCCGCCGGGTCGTTCTTCGCCCTCCTCGGGCCGAGCGGCTGCGGCAAGACCACGACCCTGCGGCTGGTGGCCGGCTTGGAGGAGCCGACCGCCGGGCAGGTGCTCATCGGCGGCAAGGACGTCACCAAGACCAAGCCGTTCCAGCGGCCGGTGAACACGGTGTTCCAGAGCTACGCGCTCTTCCCGCACATGACCATCCTCGAGAACGTCGCGTTCGGCCTCCGCCGCCGCCGCATCTCCGACCCCGTCGCGAAGGCGCACGAAGCGCTCCGGCTGGTCGAGCTCGATCATCTTGCCGCCCGGCGCCCTGCGCAGCTCTCCGGCGGCCAGCAGCAGCGCGTGGCGCTCGCCCGTGCGGTCGTCAACCGGCCCGCCCTGCTGCTGCTCGACGAGCCGCTCGGCGCGCTCGACCTCAAGCTGCGGCGGCAGATGCAGCTGGAGCTGAAGGCCATCCAGACGGAGGTCGGCCTCACCTTCGTGCACGTCACGCACGACCAGGAGGAGGCCATGACCATGGCCGACACGGTCGCGGTCATGAACAAGGGCCGGATCGAGCAGATGGGCGCGCCGGAGGTGCTGTACGAGCTGCCGTCGACGGTGTTCGTCGCGAACTTCCTCGGCCAGTCCAACCTGTTCGCCGGGCCGGTGGTCGAGACCTCGACGGCGACGCTCGGCATCGAGGTCGCCGGCGCACGCATCCAGGTGCCGCGATCGCGGGCGCAGCGCGAGACCGGAATGGTGACGGTGGGCGTCCGGCCCGAGAAGCTGACCCTCCACGCCACCCCCGAGACCATCCCGCCCGGTGCCAACCGGCTCGGCCCCGGCCGCGTCACCGACGTATCGTTCAGCGGGGTGAGCACGCAGTATCTGGTCGACATCCCGGGCGCCGGAACGATCGTCGTCTTCGCGCAGAACCTGACCAGCGGTCCGGTCGCGGGGCTGGGCGCGAGCGTCTGGGTGGCGTGGGAGGCCGACCACACCTTCGTTCTCGCCGACCAGCCTCCCGCCGACGGCCGCTTCGTGGACGACGCCGACACGCAGGCCATCGCCGCCCAGGCGCGGGAGCGGATGCTCAACGAGCTCGAGGGGGCGTAA
- a CDS encoding ABC transporter permease, whose amino-acid sequence MAIAAFTGSAPPAQDQEPAVRRRSGIALVLLLPGVLYLVLFFLTPLISLIITSFQAPVLDGDIGQYQTAFQWSNYTDSISEYWPQILRSFVYALIATAAALVISYPLAYFIGVKMRGRPVLQNLLMTLVIAPFFISFLLRTLAWKAILSDDAWVASTLKGLSILPPDAHITGTPFSVIFGLTYNFIPFMTLPLYATLERLDTRLLEAGQDLYASNWTTFRKVTVPLSMPGIVSGTLLTFIPAAGDYINASQDFLGAADTSMMGNVIESNFLVLQNYPTAASMSVILMAVILVIVGVYVRRSGTEDLL is encoded by the coding sequence ATGGCCATCGCCGCCTTCACGGGGAGCGCGCCCCCGGCGCAGGACCAGGAGCCGGCGGTCCGGCGGCGCAGCGGCATCGCGCTGGTGCTGCTGCTCCCGGGTGTGCTGTACCTCGTCCTGTTCTTCCTCACGCCGCTGATCTCGCTCATCATCACGTCGTTCCAGGCGCCGGTGCTCGACGGCGATATCGGGCAGTACCAGACGGCGTTCCAGTGGTCGAACTACACCGACTCGATCTCCGAGTACTGGCCGCAGATCCTCCGGTCGTTCGTCTACGCGCTGATCGCGACGGCGGCCGCCCTGGTGATCAGCTACCCGCTGGCGTACTTCATCGGCGTGAAGATGCGCGGCCGGCCGGTGCTGCAGAACCTGCTGATGACGCTGGTCATCGCGCCGTTCTTCATCAGCTTCCTGCTCCGGACGCTGGCGTGGAAGGCCATCCTCAGCGACGACGCCTGGGTCGCCAGCACCCTCAAGGGGCTGTCGATCCTCCCTCCGGACGCCCACATCACCGGGACGCCGTTCTCGGTGATCTTCGGCCTCACCTACAACTTCATCCCGTTCATGACGCTGCCGCTGTACGCGACGCTGGAGCGGCTCGACACCCGGCTGCTGGAGGCGGGGCAGGACCTGTACGCGAGCAACTGGACCACCTTCCGCAAGGTCACCGTGCCGCTGTCGATGCCGGGCATCGTGTCGGGGACGCTGCTCACCTTCATCCCCGCCGCCGGCGACTACATCAACGCCTCGCAGGACTTCCTCGGCGCCGCGGACACCTCGATGATGGGCAACGTCATCGAGAGCAACTTCCTGGTGCTGCAGAACTACCCGACGGCCGCCTCCATGTCGGTGATCCTGATGGCCGTCATCCTCGTCATCGTCGGCGTCTACGTGCGCAGGAGCGGAACGGAGGACCTGCTGTGA
- a CDS encoding ABC transporter permease, with amino-acid sequence MPARPARFRFKGLGLGVYAFLALAFLLIPIVYTFVFSFNDAIKNNIAWRGFTFRNWTNVCDAAGICDAFMASIIIGLISTVVATVLGTMIALALMRYRFRFRSQTSLLLFLPMASPEVVLGAGLAAQFLSLGVNKGFGTIIIAHVMFCISFVVVTVKARVASLDPALEEAGRDLYGSPIAVFWRITFPLLLPGILSAALLSFSLSFDDFIITNFNAGAVTTFPMYIYIAASRGIPAQANVIASAVFIITILVVLIAQLTAAARAKRLARTTA; translated from the coding sequence GTGCCCGCGCGCCCCGCCCGGTTCCGGTTCAAGGGGCTCGGCCTCGGCGTGTACGCGTTCCTGGCGCTGGCCTTCCTGCTGATCCCGATCGTCTACACGTTCGTGTTCTCGTTCAACGACGCGATCAAGAACAACATCGCCTGGCGCGGGTTCACCTTCCGCAACTGGACGAACGTCTGCGACGCCGCCGGCATCTGCGACGCCTTCATGGCGAGCATCATCATCGGCCTGATCTCGACGGTCGTGGCCACGGTACTCGGGACCATGATCGCGCTGGCGCTGATGCGCTACCGGTTCCGGTTCCGGTCGCAGACCAGCCTGCTGCTGTTCCTGCCGATGGCGAGCCCGGAGGTCGTGCTCGGCGCCGGCCTCGCCGCCCAGTTCCTGAGCCTCGGCGTCAACAAGGGCTTCGGCACGATCATCATCGCGCACGTGATGTTCTGCATCAGCTTCGTCGTGGTGACGGTGAAGGCTCGCGTCGCCTCGCTCGACCCGGCGCTGGAGGAGGCGGGGCGCGACCTCTACGGCTCGCCGATCGCGGTGTTCTGGCGGATCACGTTCCCGCTGCTGCTGCCCGGCATCCTGTCGGCGGCGCTGCTGTCGTTCTCACTGAGCTTCGACGACTTCATCATCACGAACTTCAACGCCGGAGCGGTGACGACGTTCCCGATGTACATCTACATCGCGGCGTCGCGCGGCATCCCGGCGCAGGCCAACGTGATCGCGAGCGCCGTCTTCATCATCACGATCCTGGTGGTGCTGATCGCCCAGCTGACGGCGGCCGCCCGCGCCAAGCGCCTGGCGCGGACGACCGCCTAA
- a CDS encoding asparaginase encodes MNSSAVFTGEEAVELAVVERSGFVESRHVGSAVVLGPDGAVVRSLGAPERPVFPRSTMKPFQAVAVMGAGVALEGTSAVLATASHAGTPAHVSVVRTILAQGGLTEDALGCPADWPGDSASRDELVRAGEGPRPIYMNCSGKHAAMLVACRTNGWPTESYLDPQHPLQHHIRDTVERFTGEKVAVTGVDGCGAPVFALPLTALARGIQRIATASDGSPFQLFRNAALLKNAVLANGWALDGPGRANTVVIDELHVFAKLGAEGVMVMAAPDGTTVALKMLDGSLRAASVVGLSLLADAGAIDRAAVEAVLPELDLAVLGGGQPVGAIRAAY; translated from the coding sequence GTGAACAGCAGCGCCGTCTTCACCGGCGAGGAGGCCGTCGAGCTGGCCGTCGTCGAGCGCAGCGGATTCGTGGAGTCGCGGCACGTGGGCTCCGCCGTCGTCCTCGGCCCCGACGGCGCCGTCGTGCGCTCGCTCGGCGCGCCGGAGCGGCCGGTCTTCCCGCGCTCGACCATGAAGCCGTTCCAGGCGGTCGCGGTCATGGGCGCGGGTGTCGCGCTCGAGGGCACCAGCGCGGTGCTCGCCACGGCGAGCCACGCGGGCACGCCTGCGCACGTCTCGGTCGTGCGGACGATCCTGGCGCAGGGCGGCCTCACCGAGGACGCCCTGGGCTGCCCGGCCGACTGGCCGGGAGACTCCGCCTCCCGCGACGAGCTCGTCCGGGCCGGCGAGGGCCCGCGGCCGATCTACATGAACTGCTCGGGCAAGCACGCCGCGATGCTCGTCGCCTGCCGCACGAACGGCTGGCCGACCGAGAGCTACCTCGACCCGCAGCACCCGCTGCAGCACCACATCCGCGACACGGTCGAGCGCTTCACCGGCGAGAAGGTCGCGGTGACCGGCGTCGACGGGTGCGGGGCCCCGGTGTTCGCACTGCCGCTGACGGCGCTCGCGCGGGGCATCCAGCGGATCGCCACCGCCTCCGACGGCTCGCCGTTCCAGCTCTTCCGCAATGCAGCGTTGCTCAAGAACGCCGTGCTCGCGAACGGCTGGGCGCTCGACGGCCCCGGCCGCGCCAACACCGTGGTGATCGACGAGCTGCATGTCTTCGCCAAGCTCGGCGCCGAGGGCGTCATGGTCATGGCCGCCCCCGACGGCACGACCGTCGCGCTCAAGATGCTGGACGGCAGCCTCCGCGCCGCCTCCGTCGTCGGCCTGTCGCTGCTCGCCGACGCGGGCGCGATCGACCGTGCGGCGGTGGAGGCCGTGCTGCCGGAGCTCGACCTGGCCGTGCTCGGCGGCGGGCAGCCGGTGGGCGCGATCCGCGCCGCCTACTAG
- the gabT gene encoding 4-aminobutyrate--2-oxoglutarate transaminase, translated as MTDTLSTSAPVYSVKQERRIVTTIPGPKSRELHERRLAVVPTGVSSALPVYIAKANGAVLVDVDGNQFVDFGAGIGVTTIGHTETAVVEAAAAQLQDVIHTLFTITPYEEYVRVAELLAAHTPGDHAKKTVLVNSGAEAVENGVKIARKHTGRRAVAVLDHAYHGRTNLTMAMNYKAMPYASGFGPFAGDVYHAPSSYPYRDGLSGQEAAARTIAYLEKVVGASDLACLVVEPIQGEGGFMVPADGYLPALQEWCTANGVVFIADEIQSGMARTGAYYASEHFGLVPDLVLSAKGIAGGLPLAAVTGRAEIMDSAQPGGLGGTFGGNPVAAAAAIAVFDEIEKNDLLAEGARIERTLKPALLALQQKYDIIGDVRGVGAMLAIELVKPGTAQTTKEPNPEAVSAIVAHAAQQGVLFLNAGTWGNVLRFLPSLAVSDELIADAVSVIDDALASL; from the coding sequence ATGACCGACACCCTCAGCACCTCCGCGCCCGTCTACTCGGTGAAGCAGGAACGCCGCATCGTCACCACCATCCCCGGCCCGAAGTCGCGGGAGCTGCACGAGCGCCGCCTGGCCGTCGTCCCGACCGGTGTCTCGTCCGCCCTGCCCGTCTACATCGCCAAGGCGAACGGTGCCGTGCTGGTCGACGTCGACGGCAACCAGTTCGTCGACTTCGGCGCCGGCATCGGCGTGACCACGATCGGCCACACCGAGACCGCCGTCGTGGAGGCCGCGGCCGCCCAGCTGCAGGACGTCATCCACACGCTCTTCACCATCACACCGTACGAGGAGTACGTGCGCGTCGCCGAGCTGCTCGCCGCGCACACCCCCGGCGACCACGCCAAGAAGACCGTGCTCGTCAACTCGGGCGCCGAGGCCGTCGAGAACGGCGTGAAGATCGCGCGCAAGCACACCGGTCGCCGCGCCGTCGCCGTGCTCGACCACGCGTATCACGGCCGCACCAACCTCACGATGGCCATGAACTACAAGGCCATGCCGTACGCCTCCGGCTTCGGCCCGTTCGCCGGCGACGTCTACCACGCGCCCAGCTCGTACCCCTACCGCGACGGCCTCAGCGGTCAGGAGGCGGCGGCTCGCACGATCGCATACCTCGAGAAGGTCGTGGGCGCGTCCGACCTCGCCTGCCTCGTGGTCGAGCCGATCCAGGGCGAGGGCGGCTTCATGGTCCCGGCCGACGGCTACCTCCCCGCCCTGCAGGAGTGGTGCACCGCCAACGGCGTCGTCTTCATCGCCGACGAGATCCAGAGCGGCATGGCGCGCACCGGCGCCTACTACGCCAGCGAGCACTTCGGCCTGGTCCCCGACCTCGTACTGAGCGCGAAGGGCATCGCGGGCGGCCTGCCGCTCGCCGCCGTCACCGGCCGCGCCGAGATCATGGACTCCGCGCAGCCCGGCGGCCTCGGCGGCACCTTCGGCGGCAACCCGGTCGCCGCCGCCGCGGCGATCGCGGTCTTCGACGAGATCGAGAAGAACGACCTCCTCGCCGAGGGCGCCCGCATCGAGCGCACGCTCAAGCCGGCCCTCCTGGCGCTGCAGCAGAAGTACGACATCATCGGCGACGTCCGCGGCGTCGGCGCGATGCTCGCGATCGAGCTGGTCAAGCCGGGCACCGCGCAGACCACCAAGGAGCCGAATCCGGAGGCGGTCAGCGCGATCGTGGCGCACGCCGCGCAGCAGGGCGTCCTGTTCCTCAACGCCGGCACCTGGGGCAACGTGCTCCGCTTCCTGCCGAGCCTCGCCGTGAGCGACGAGCTCATCGCGGACGCCGTGTCGGTCATCGACGACGCGCTCGCCTCGCTGTGA
- a CDS encoding OsmC family protein: MKLEHSYAIDLRWTGDRGSGTSGYKAYGREHVVSAEGKHTIEGSADRVFFGDRERWNPEELLLAALAQCHMLSYLAEAAGAGVVVVGYTDAATGVMEQTGNGGGHFTSVTLNPRVTVADPAQAALAESLHAPASEKCFIAASVNFPVHHRPEILTLV; encoded by the coding sequence ATGAAGCTCGAGCACTCGTACGCGATCGATCTGCGCTGGACAGGGGACCGGGGGAGCGGCACCAGCGGCTACAAGGCCTACGGCCGCGAGCACGTCGTGAGCGCCGAGGGCAAGCACACGATCGAGGGCTCGGCGGACCGCGTCTTCTTCGGCGACCGCGAGCGCTGGAACCCGGAGGAGCTGCTCCTGGCCGCCCTCGCGCAGTGCCACATGCTCAGCTACCTGGCGGAGGCCGCGGGGGCGGGCGTCGTGGTCGTCGGGTACACCGACGCGGCCACCGGCGTGATGGAGCAGACCGGGAACGGAGGCGGCCACTTCACGAGCGTGACGCTCAACCCGCGCGTCACCGTCGCCGACCCGGCGCAAGCGGCGCTGGCGGAGTCGCTGCACGCGCCCGCCTCCGAGAAGTGCTTCATCGCGGCGAGCGTGAACTTCCCGGTGCACCACCGCCCGGAGATCCTGACGCTGGTCTGA
- a CDS encoding CGNR zinc finger domain-containing protein: protein MQTNAPAGAPAVGPDLLVDFLNTLDVEDGTDQLAEAASFRTWADAHGLEPGEREEARRVRDALRTLVDGGQGSLPGMSLPVTAAAGGLAPAATTVAEAAVASALVLSIQGRLSRVKLCGGEDCRWAFYDASRNGSRQWCSMEVCGNRQKARTFRARKQSGD, encoded by the coding sequence ATGCAGACGAATGCTCCGGCGGGTGCGCCCGCGGTCGGCCCCGACCTCCTGGTCGACTTCCTCAACACGCTCGACGTGGAGGACGGCACCGACCAGCTCGCCGAGGCGGCGTCGTTCCGCACCTGGGCCGACGCCCACGGCCTCGAGCCGGGGGAGCGGGAGGAGGCGCGCCGAGTGCGCGACGCGCTGCGCACCCTCGTCGACGGCGGGCAGGGATCGCTGCCCGGCATGAGCCTTCCGGTCACCGCTGCCGCCGGCGGCCTCGCGCCCGCGGCGACCACCGTGGCGGAGGCCGCCGTCGCCAGCGCGCTCGTGCTCAGCATCCAGGGCCGCCTGAGCCGCGTGAAGCTGTGCGGCGGCGAGGACTGCCGCTGGGCCTTCTACGACGCGTCCCGCAACGGCTCGCGGCAGTGGTGCAGCATGGAGGTCTGCGGCAACCGGCAGAAGGCGCGCACGTTCCGCGCCCGCAAGCAGTCCGGCGACTGA
- a CDS encoding lysophospholipid acyltransferase family protein — MPPAECGRRYARRVSIHDAEGAAAADNRADADVQRPGLLYFVARWIVAPVAKLVYRPHVVGKRNVPRYGKVILASNHLSFIDSVLIPITSPRRVQFLAKSHYFEGTGFRGAVSRAFFTAIGAVGVKRGAGQAAQEALEQSRRIIDTGAAFALYPEGTRSLDGRLYKGRTGVGWLALTTGAKVVPVGLIGTNEMQPVGAKFPRVRRVTVAFGEPLDLAHLGPADSGRARRQATDEIMAAIHALTGQELAGTYNESPPAGAVERVKRALRPERL, encoded by the coding sequence ATGCCTCCGGCGGAATGTGGCCGTCGTTACGCTCGACGGGTGAGCATCCACGACGCCGAGGGCGCTGCAGCCGCCGACAACCGGGCCGACGCAGACGTCCAGCGTCCCGGCCTGCTCTACTTCGTGGCCCGCTGGATCGTCGCCCCCGTCGCGAAGCTCGTCTACCGCCCGCACGTGGTCGGCAAGCGGAACGTCCCGCGCTACGGCAAGGTCATCCTCGCCTCCAACCACCTCTCGTTCATCGACTCGGTGCTGATCCCGATCACCTCGCCGCGCCGGGTGCAGTTCCTCGCCAAGTCGCACTACTTCGAGGGCACCGGCTTCCGCGGCGCCGTCTCTCGCGCGTTCTTCACCGCGATCGGCGCCGTCGGCGTCAAGCGCGGGGCGGGCCAGGCCGCGCAGGAGGCGCTGGAGCAGTCACGACGGATCATCGACACCGGAGCCGCCTTCGCCCTCTACCCCGAGGGCACCCGGTCGCTCGACGGCCGCCTCTACAAGGGCCGTACCGGCGTGGGCTGGCTCGCCCTGACCACCGGCGCGAAGGTCGTCCCGGTCGGGCTGATCGGCACGAACGAGATGCAGCCGGTCGGCGCGAAGTTCCCGCGAGTCCGCCGCGTCACCGTCGCCTTCGGTGAGCCGCTCGACCTCGCGCACCTCGGCCCGGCCGACTCGGGCCGCGCCCGCCGGCAGGCGACCGACGAGATCATGGCGGCCATCCACGCGCTCACCGGGCAGGAGCTCGCGGGCACGTACAACGAGTCGCCGCCCGCCGGCGCCGTGGAGCGAGTCAAGCGGGCACTGCGGCCCGAGCGGCTCTAG